A region from the Lolium perenne isolate Kyuss_39 chromosome 4, Kyuss_2.0, whole genome shotgun sequence genome encodes:
- the LOC127348091 gene encoding pectinesterase inhibitor 8-like, producing the protein MRTSAILVAAIAAAAAFAGMCHPAQSLTFIPPPKTTVSGTCQAAHEADSRVNATFCTTRLRKEPRAIDADTAGLAEAATAVGFRNAEAARSKVGTALRRRDEGDEQVLDPIYGSRLERCDVLYGVICEKYAVAREAITEQRYGDVERELSSVPLLGHMCDSGIARARRAGPSPFLQYSEDNTQITLLTLAITSLIK; encoded by the coding sequence ATGAGGACCTCTGCTATCCTCGTGGCCGCTATCGCCGCCGCCGCGGCGTTCGCCGGCATGTGCCATCCCGCGCAATCCTTGACGTTCATTCCGCCACCGAAGACGACGGTCAGCGGCACGTGCCAGGCGGCTCACGAAGCCGACAGCCGAGTGAACGCGACCTTCTGCACCACCCGCCTGCGCAAGGAGCCCAGAGCGATCGACGCCGACACGGCAGGCCTCGCCGAGGCCGCCACGGCCGTGGGCTTCCGCAACGCCGAAGCCGCACGGTCCAAGGTCGGGACGGCGCTCAGGCGGCGCGACGAAGGGGACGAGCAGGTGCTGGACCCGATATACGGGAGCAGGCTGGAGCGGTGCGACGTGCTTTACGGCGTCATCTGCGAGAAGTACGCGGTGGCGCGGGAGGCGATCACTGAGCAAAGGTACGGCGACGTCGAGAGGGAGCTGTCGAGTGTCCCATTGCTAGGGCACATGTGCGACTCCGGGATCGCCCGTGCACGCCGCGCCGGCCCGTCGCCGTTCCTGCAATACAGTGAGGATAACACGCAGATCACGCTCCTCACCCTCGCCATCACCAGCCTGATCAAGTGA